One window from the genome of Candidatus Saccharimonadales bacterium encodes:
- a CDS encoding AAA family ATPase has protein sequence MPSYLITGNSGSGKSSVIEALRRRGYTAYNTDDLPATRLEDMSGRAVDWPPKPIDWSKYAWNWQGEELKKLLASDETVFVGAIVSNQAQFYDLFDKIFVLTATPATVRRRLLNRTNNDFGKHPDELKGILAYHVHLQKKLLRIPTAVTIDANRPLDTVVDDIVAAIST, from the coding sequence ATGCCATCCTATCTGATAACTGGTAACTCCGGCTCTGGTAAGTCGAGCGTCATCGAAGCACTACGCCGTAGAGGCTATACTGCATATAATACCGATGATCTACCGGCGACACGCCTCGAAGATATGTCGGGCCGAGCAGTCGATTGGCCGCCTAAACCGATCGACTGGTCGAAATATGCATGGAACTGGCAAGGGGAGGAGCTCAAGAAGCTGCTTGCTAGCGACGAGACTGTCTTTGTCGGTGCGATAGTCTCCAACCAGGCCCAGTTTTACGATCTTTTCGATAAGATATTCGTGTTGACAGCCACCCCGGCTACAGTGCGCCGCCGCCTCCTGAACCGGACGAATAACGACTTTGGTAAACATCCCGACGAGTTGAAGGGTATTCTTGCCTACCATGTCCACCTGCAGAAGAAACTGTTGAGGATCCCCACGGCAGTTACTATCGACGCCAACAGACCGCTGGACACAGTTGTTGACGATATTGTTGCCGCCATCTCTACTTAA
- a CDS encoding ABC transporter permease: MQYFMAVRSLVRMQLRRFFRNRVALFFTFLFPVIFLLIFGSLFKTSAFHFHVAVFNDAKTPYANGLVKEIEKTKGFNVANVDSMSTAKTELGEGQLDSIVVLPPGFGEPDSQGVPAGTAVSYYEQANPQSGQQLSTVLQSILDTTNNHFYHQQKPLKVASEPAQTTNLTEFDYTFSGLLGFSILSLGIFGMANGFATDKANGALRRLRVSPIRASQLVMATAAQYVVVGLLSLALMYFLAVRIFNFHMHGSYLSLIVFAILSIVMIFGFGLTIAGWAKDEKQAAPLANLVGIPMMFLSGSFFPRYLMPEWLQHISGYLPLSPVVDGMRYIVAEGKTLPQVLPQIGLIAAWGVVIYIVAFYVFRWE, translated from the coding sequence ATGCAGTACTTTATGGCCGTCCGCAGCCTTGTTAGGATGCAGCTGAGGCGATTCTTCCGTAATCGTGTCGCCCTCTTCTTTACTTTCCTCTTCCCAGTCATCTTCCTGCTCATCTTTGGCTCGCTCTTTAAGACGAGCGCTTTTCACTTCCATGTGGCCGTCTTCAATGATGCTAAGACGCCGTATGCAAACGGTCTTGTCAAAGAGATTGAAAAGACAAAAGGTTTTAACGTCGCCAACGTCGACTCCATGAGCACGGCAAAAACAGAGCTTGGCGAAGGCCAGCTAGACAGTATTGTCGTCTTGCCGCCGGGCTTTGGAGAGCCGGACAGTCAAGGGGTGCCAGCCGGCACGGCTGTCAGTTATTATGAGCAAGCCAACCCGCAAAGCGGGCAGCAACTTTCGACTGTCCTCCAGAGTATTCTTGATACAACCAACAACCACTTCTACCATCAGCAGAAGCCACTTAAGGTCGCTTCCGAACCGGCTCAGACAACGAATCTGACTGAGTTCGACTATACCTTCTCGGGGCTGCTCGGTTTCTCGATCCTCTCTCTTGGCATCTTCGGGATGGCAAACGGTTTTGCTACCGACAAGGCCAACGGAGCTCTGAGGAGGCTGCGGGTCTCACCGATCAGAGCCTCCCAGTTGGTTATGGCTACAGCGGCCCAGTATGTGGTGGTCGGTCTTCTCTCGTTGGCCTTGATGTACTTTTTGGCTGTCAGGATTTTCAATTTCCATATGCACGGGAGCTACCTCTCCTTGATTGTCTTCGCTATTCTCTCGATCGTCATGATTTTCGGATTCGGCCTAACTATCGCCGGCTGGGCTAAAGACGAAAAACAGGCTGCGCCTCTGGCTAACCTGGTTGGTATACCGATGATGTTTCTAAGTGGAAGCTTTTTCCCCCGCTATCTGATGCCTGAATGGCTCCAGCATATCTCCGGGTACTTACCGCTGTCTCCTGTCGTTGACGGAATGCGCTATATCGTAGCTGAGGGTAAGACCTTGCCGCAGGTCTTACCGCAGATCGGTCTGATTGCGGCCTGGGGTGTGGTCATCTATATCGTCGCGTTCTACGTCTTCCGCTGGGAGTAA
- a CDS encoding ABC transporter ATP-binding protein codes for MPDILKVSHLTKSYGGKKVVNDVSFTVKEDEVFGIIGPNGAGKTTTLEMIEALRTIDSGEVILDGLDVAKEPQKVKQIIGVQLQSSSFFDKLTLTELLDMFASLYGQRVDAMALLEEVKLSEKAKSTIKELSGGQKQRFSIASALVNEPRILFLDEPTTGLDPQARRNLWELIQQIKKKGITVILTTHYMEEAQLLCHRVAIMDGGKIITLDTPKDLIKKLLAKGFKKHIEVQQATLEDVFIDLTGKELRD; via the coding sequence ATGCCAGATATTTTGAAAGTATCCCATCTAACCAAGTCCTATGGCGGCAAGAAGGTCGTCAACGATGTCTCATTTACAGTCAAGGAAGACGAGGTCTTCGGTATTATCGGTCCCAACGGAGCGGGCAAGACAACTACATTAGAGATGATCGAAGCGCTCAGAACGATCGATAGTGGCGAGGTTATTCTTGACGGTCTCGACGTTGCCAAAGAACCCCAAAAGGTCAAACAGATCATAGGAGTGCAGTTACAGAGTAGTTCCTTCTTCGACAAACTGACGTTGACCGAGCTTCTGGACATGTTCGCCAGCCTCTACGGGCAGCGTGTCGATGCGATGGCCCTGCTTGAGGAAGTCAAACTGAGCGAAAAGGCCAAGAGTACCATCAAAGAACTCTCTGGCGGGCAGAAGCAGCGCTTCAGTATCGCTTCGGCCCTTGTCAACGAACCGCGAATCCTCTTTCTCGATGAGCCGACGACTGGTCTTGACCCTCAGGCACGCCGTAACTTATGGGAACTCATACAGCAGATCAAGAAGAAGGGGATCACGGTCATACTGACTACCCACTATATGGAAGAGGCTCAGCTTCTCTGTCATCGGGTAGCTATCATGGACGGCGGCAAGATTATCACCCTGGATACTCCCAAAGATCTGATCAAGAAACTGCTCGCCAAGGGCTTTAAGAAGCATATTGAGGTCCAGCAGGCGACACTCGAAGATGTCTTTATTGATCTGACCGGGAAGGAGTTGAGAGACTGA
- a CDS encoding Mur ligase domain-containing protein, translating to MHVYFSGLGGVAIGPLALIAQDLGYEVSGSDIQRSRLTDIVKERGVDVKIGQDGSQIAAAHTQSPIDWIVVTSSLPESHPELAFAKKHNIKLTKRDELINHILKEQDLKLVAISGTHGKTTTTAMITWLFKQLNEPVSYSIGTVVPFGPYGQFQKGSHYFIYECDEYDHNFLAFHPHLGVITTIDYDHPDTYPTKESYQAAFGQFASQCGQLVVWEDDLSKLDNHHLKPVVLTYADVPDRKQLPLVGEHVRQNAYQAMRAYQMLAGAKKADESELLAILGKYPGTDRRLEVLARSPAGGAIYTTYAHHPKEIKVDLQAVREVADEVIVVYQPHQNTRQHAIAKEYRDAFDQAAHVYWLPTYITREQEDLPILSPAELIKNLADSNKAEPAEMNDALIQKIKEDLNRGAHVIFMGAGPIDDWARQNFKI from the coding sequence ATGCATGTATATTTCTCTGGCCTCGGGGGAGTCGCCATCGGCCCGCTCGCCCTTATCGCCCAAGATCTTGGCTATGAAGTCTCTGGTTCAGATATCCAGCGGTCCCGTTTAACGGATATCGTTAAGGAGCGGGGTGTAGACGTCAAGATCGGCCAGGATGGTAGCCAGATCGCTGCAGCCCACACTCAGTCGCCAATAGACTGGATAGTTGTTACGTCGTCACTGCCTGAAAGCCACCCAGAGTTGGCCTTTGCCAAGAAACACAATATCAAGCTGACCAAGCGCGATGAGCTCATCAACCATATCTTAAAAGAGCAAGATCTTAAGTTAGTAGCCATCAGCGGCACTCACGGCAAGACCACGACTACAGCCATGATCACCTGGCTCTTCAAACAGCTCAACGAGCCTGTCAGTTACTCGATCGGTACCGTTGTTCCGTTTGGCCCCTACGGTCAGTTCCAGAAAGGTAGCCATTACTTCATCTACGAATGCGACGAATACGACCACAACTTCCTCGCCTTTCACCCTCATCTTGGGGTCATCACGACCATTGACTACGACCATCCCGACACTTACCCGACTAAAGAGAGCTACCAGGCTGCCTTCGGCCAATTCGCCTCCCAGTGCGGGCAGTTGGTTGTCTGGGAAGACGACCTGAGCAAGCTGGATAACCATCATCTGAAGCCAGTCGTTCTCACCTATGCTGACGTACCTGACAGAAAGCAGTTACCACTCGTTGGTGAACACGTCAGACAGAACGCCTACCAAGCAATGAGAGCCTACCAGATGCTCGCAGGTGCTAAGAAAGCCGATGAGTCGGAGCTCCTAGCCATCCTTGGCAAGTACCCGGGTACCGACAGACGCCTGGAAGTACTGGCACGTTCCCCGGCCGGTGGCGCAATCTATACGACATACGCTCATCACCCGAAAGAGATCAAGGTCGATCTCCAAGCAGTCCGAGAGGTAGCCGACGAGGTCATCGTCGTCTACCAGCCCCATCAGAACACCCGCCAACACGCCATTGCGAAAGAGTATCGAGATGCCTTCGATCAGGCCGCCCATGTCTACTGGTTGCCGACCTATATCACCCGAGAGCAGGAAGACCTACCCATCCTCTCACCCGCCGAGCTTATCAAAAACCTGGCCGATTCCAACAAAGCTGAGCCGGCCGAGATGAACGACGCACTGATCCAGAAAATCAAGGAAGACCTCAACAGAGGTGCCCATGTCATCTTTATGGGTGCGGGCCCGATCGACGACTGGGCTCGCCAGAATTTCAAGATCTAA
- the aspS gene encoding aspartate--tRNA(Asn) ligase has translation MERVLTRDIADHVGQKVILKGWLHKKRLLGGMTFIVVRDRSGLAQVLLTSKEEVEKLREHQIGTVLVIEGTVVKDERAPGGAEVHDATLTILAAVTDEPPIEIDKPLSHRPENLDTLFDNRVIGLRNIQERAIFEIQATLCKALRAFFDERGFTEMHTPKLLAEPTEGGAEVFSLDYFGKTATLAQSPQFYKQMMVGVFERVYEIGPVYRAEPSATTRHMTEYTSIDAEMGFITLDDLRNLLSDLLGHVVDAVWRAHEADLKSWQATKPVLPKEIPVMTMAEIHEAYTKATGQKTIGEKDLRPDEERWVCEYAAKELHSEAVFVSEWPASEMKFYHKANEKNPAIADRVDLLFRGVEITTGSMRENRYEVVIEQLEKLAGGDPDDPGFAPLLSAMKYGMPPHGGFGMGLERVTQRLLGLHNVKEATLFPRDIHRLMP, from the coding sequence ATGGAACGAGTTCTTACCCGAGATATTGCTGATCACGTCGGCCAAAAAGTCATTCTCAAAGGCTGGTTGCATAAGAAGCGACTGCTCGGCGGGATGACATTTATAGTTGTCCGCGATCGTAGTGGTCTTGCCCAGGTGCTGCTCACCAGCAAAGAAGAGGTGGAGAAACTTCGTGAACATCAGATCGGCACCGTTCTCGTAATCGAGGGGACAGTCGTTAAAGATGAACGGGCGCCTGGTGGGGCTGAAGTGCACGACGCCACGCTGACTATTCTTGCTGCTGTAACCGACGAGCCACCCATCGAGATTGATAAGCCGCTCAGTCATCGCCCGGAAAATCTGGATACCCTCTTTGATAACCGAGTGATCGGATTGCGCAACATCCAGGAACGTGCCATCTTTGAAATCCAAGCCACCCTCTGTAAAGCACTACGAGCATTCTTTGACGAACGAGGCTTTACAGAGATGCATACGCCGAAGTTGCTAGCCGAGCCGACCGAAGGTGGCGCCGAAGTCTTCTCACTGGATTACTTTGGTAAGACCGCTACCTTAGCCCAAAGCCCTCAGTTTTATAAGCAGATGATGGTAGGGGTCTTTGAGCGAGTCTATGAGATCGGCCCAGTCTACAGGGCAGAACCGAGCGCTACCACCCGGCATATGACCGAATATACTTCGATCGACGCCGAGATGGGTTTTATAACTCTCGATGATCTCCGAAACCTCTTGAGCGACCTCCTTGGTCATGTTGTTGACGCTGTCTGGCGGGCTCACGAAGCCGACTTGAAGAGCTGGCAGGCGACTAAACCAGTTCTACCAAAAGAGATACCAGTCATGACGATGGCTGAGATCCATGAGGCTTATACGAAAGCGACTGGCCAGAAGACGATCGGTGAGAAAGATCTTCGTCCCGATGAGGAACGTTGGGTCTGCGAATATGCAGCCAAGGAACTACATAGTGAAGCGGTCTTTGTCAGTGAGTGGCCGGCTAGCGAGATGAAGTTCTACCATAAAGCCAACGAAAAGAACCCAGCAATCGCCGACCGTGTCGACCTTCTCTTCCGGGGAGTCGAGATCACGACTGGCAGTATGCGTGAGAACCGATACGAAGTGGTCATCGAACAGCTCGAAAAATTGGCCGGGGGAGACCCGGATGATCCCGGCTTTGCCCCGCTCCTAAGCGCCATGAAATATGGTATGCCACCACACGGCGGTTTTGGAATGGGGCTCGAGCGCGTCACTCAGCGACTACTCGGATTACATAACGTCAAAGAGGCTACCCTCTTCCCGCGAGACATCCACCGTCTCATGCCCTGA
- a CDS encoding CBS domain-containing protein, whose translation MGWLILWILLVAAWLKMATWTSLLNRVRPWRTLQPPWQRYQRLLVRLEHLKTGFQLLNWFFTVVTISLMGYFVSKDEGLLVGIILSIVVAAVVMSLSYVEALQLLLLRLTLSVQGAHGTKLGFLVSFLRFCTSLGKLFYPDYPYWYDEKEMAAFVEFHHRRYKHTESDSEKQLVSLMKVDERKIGQLMVGLKDALLIKGDETIGPIVLKELHDSKYSVFGVYEEKRAHLVGILEQGVALSHASRNVKVSSLMDEHILYLAPDTSFKEALGTFMETNTTLAAIVDESSKPIGVIYLRDILGKLFGE comes from the coding sequence ATGGGCTGGCTAATACTCTGGATTCTTTTGGTTGCCGCGTGGTTAAAGATGGCCACTTGGACCAGCTTGTTGAACAGGGTGCGTCCGTGGCGGACACTCCAGCCACCGTGGCAGCGTTATCAGCGGCTTCTTGTCCGGCTTGAACACCTCAAGACCGGTTTTCAACTGCTCAACTGGTTCTTTACGGTCGTCACCATCAGCCTGATGGGTTACTTTGTAAGCAAGGACGAAGGGCTGTTAGTTGGCATTATTCTATCTATCGTCGTGGCTGCCGTCGTGATGAGCCTTTCATATGTCGAAGCACTCCAACTGCTTCTCCTGAGGCTGACTCTGTCGGTTCAGGGAGCGCATGGCACTAAACTTGGTTTTTTGGTCTCGTTCCTCCGCTTCTGCACCTCACTCGGTAAGTTGTTCTATCCTGACTATCCGTATTGGTACGACGAGAAAGAGATGGCGGCCTTTGTCGAATTCCATCATCGTCGCTACAAACATACCGAGAGCGACTCCGAGAAGCAGCTCGTCTCTTTAATGAAGGTTGATGAACGAAAGATCGGCCAATTGATGGTTGGCTTAAAAGATGCCCTGTTGATCAAAGGTGATGAGACAATCGGGCCAATTGTGCTCAAAGAGCTACACGATAGCAAGTACAGTGTCTTCGGCGTCTATGAGGAAAAACGTGCCCACCTAGTCGGAATCCTCGAGCAGGGCGTAGCTCTTAGCCACGCCTCGCGAAACGTTAAGGTCTCATCGCTTATGGATGAGCATATCCTCTATCTCGCTCCGGATACAAGCTTCAAAGAGGCGCTCGGCACCTTTATGGAAACGAACACGACGCTAGCGGCTATCGTTGATGAGAGTAGTAAGCCGATTGGTGTCATCTATCTCCGAGATATTCTCGGTAAGCTCTTCGGCGAATAG
- a CDS encoding MDR family MFS transporter gives MLAVMSGFFLAALDQTIVSTALPTIIRQLNGLSELSWVITAYLLTSTVVLPISGKLSDMFGRKKFLLLGIAVFLIGSALSGTSNSMHQLIAFRAVQGIGAGLLMSNAFAVIGDLFTPIERGKWQGAIASMFGLASVAGPLLGGYLTDTHHLFGLTTDWRWIFYVNVPIGILALFLISTFMPHVTQKREKIDYLGATFITGGLVSLILALSWGGNQYAWRSWQILSMFALALVFFITFVFVERKAEAPLLPLSFFKNPVFRVAAPIVFLFGGAFFGGIIYIPLFKQEVQGATATGAGLALTPMVLSIVVVSIAAGQFISRTGRYKILASVGLAVTTVGLIMLSHLGVHTTAGHMALGMIITGAGLGVGLPVFNLVVQNAFPQSQLGVSSSSTQLARGLGGTVGVAALGSVLNNFLVHRLSNLHNNAFVQIAQKTGHGSQVAHLNENSVQGILSPQGQQAITSQLSHLPSQLHPAAMSAYAEFIDKLKVAFVYSIDKVLVVSAALVAVSFVISLFLREIPLRHHE, from the coding sequence ATGCTCGCCGTTATGTCGGGCTTTTTCTTGGCCGCGCTTGATCAGACGATCGTCAGTACTGCCTTGCCAACCATCATCCGCCAGCTCAATGGTCTTTCGGAGCTGAGCTGGGTCATCACCGCCTACCTTCTGACTTCGACAGTCGTCCTCCCTATCAGCGGCAAACTCTCAGACATGTTCGGCCGCAAGAAGTTTCTTCTACTCGGAATCGCTGTATTTCTGATCGGGTCAGCGCTTTCGGGGACATCAAACAGCATGCATCAGCTCATAGCCTTCAGGGCTGTCCAAGGTATCGGCGCAGGTCTATTAATGTCTAACGCTTTTGCCGTTATCGGCGACCTCTTCACCCCCATTGAACGAGGTAAGTGGCAGGGCGCTATCGCCTCTATGTTTGGCCTAGCATCCGTGGCCGGCCCATTGCTTGGAGGATATCTGACAGACACCCATCACTTGTTCGGACTGACAACTGACTGGCGATGGATCTTCTACGTCAACGTGCCTATCGGCATTCTAGCCCTCTTCCTTATCAGTACCTTCATGCCTCATGTCACCCAAAAGCGAGAGAAGATCGATTACCTTGGAGCTACCTTCATCACGGGTGGTCTGGTCTCTCTCATCTTGGCGCTATCGTGGGGTGGTAACCAGTACGCATGGCGTTCGTGGCAGATTTTGAGCATGTTTGCTCTTGCTTTGGTCTTCTTTATCACCTTTGTCTTCGTCGAGCGAAAAGCCGAAGCTCCCCTACTTCCCCTGAGCTTCTTCAAGAATCCAGTCTTTCGTGTGGCAGCTCCGATCGTCTTTCTCTTTGGTGGTGCCTTCTTCGGTGGCATTATCTATATCCCCCTCTTTAAACAAGAGGTCCAAGGGGCAACAGCGACTGGAGCCGGATTGGCACTGACTCCAATGGTCCTGTCCATCGTGGTCGTTAGTATCGCCGCTGGACAGTTCATCTCACGTACCGGCCGATATAAGATCCTGGCGTCTGTAGGGTTAGCAGTCACGACTGTCGGCCTGATCATGCTCAGCCACCTTGGCGTCCATACGACAGCGGGGCATATGGCTCTTGGCATGATCATCACGGGCGCCGGGCTTGGTGTCGGCCTGCCGGTCTTTAACCTCGTTGTACAGAACGCTTTCCCGCAGTCGCAGTTGGGTGTATCGTCATCTTCGACTCAGCTTGCCAGGGGCCTTGGTGGAACAGTCGGCGTCGCAGCCCTCGGTAGTGTCCTCAACAACTTCCTCGTCCATCGCCTCAGCAATCTCCATAACAACGCGTTTGTCCAGATCGCCCAGAAGACGGGCCATGGCAGCCAGGTGGCCCACCTTAATGAGAACAGTGTCCAAGGTATCCTCTCGCCGCAGGGACAGCAGGCTATTACTTCACAGCTTAGTCACCTGCCCTCTCAGCTTCACCCCGCTGCTATGTCAGCCTATGCAGAGTTCATAGATAAATTAAAAGTAGCTTTCGTCTACTCCATCGATAAAGTACTTGTCGTCAGTGCGGCGCTCGTAGCCGTCTCGTTCGTCATCAGCCTCTTCTTGCGAGAGATCCCGCTCAGACATCACGAGTAA
- a CDS encoding LytR C-terminal domain-containing protein — MRVRYQQNRYLFIGVSAIIVLLAIGTTYYYTKYQDLKKNPNAANQATANKVIQEVGKLYVLPKGQTPTVAKIVNVNSLKGQAFFRNAQDSDQLLIYTKAQLAIIYRPSTDMIINAGPVVLNNSSGTSSTPAGTSAVPSKPVVAVLNASSTNGKAASTGASINSKFGSQASISSTYANASVKESKTLVVAVTSSDASLASQIASYLGGTVGSMPAGQSVPSGANIVVLVGQ, encoded by the coding sequence GTGAGAGTACGCTATCAGCAGAATAGGTATCTATTTATCGGCGTTTCGGCCATTATTGTTTTACTGGCGATCGGGACGACTTACTACTACACCAAGTACCAGGATTTGAAGAAGAACCCGAACGCAGCCAATCAAGCGACTGCCAACAAGGTCATCCAGGAAGTAGGCAAGCTCTACGTTCTGCCCAAGGGCCAAACTCCGACCGTGGCCAAGATCGTCAACGTCAACTCTCTCAAAGGACAGGCCTTCTTCCGGAACGCGCAGGATAGCGACCAGCTTCTTATCTACACCAAGGCCCAACTGGCCATCATCTACCGCCCAAGCACCGACATGATAATTAACGCCGGACCGGTCGTGCTCAATAATAGCTCCGGCACCAGCTCGACACCGGCAGGAACGTCAGCAGTCCCCAGCAAGCCGGTCGTAGCCGTTCTCAACGCTTCTAGTACGAATGGTAAAGCTGCCTCCACAGGTGCATCAATCAACAGTAAGTTCGGCTCTCAAGCAAGTATCAGTTCAACTTATGCCAACGCGTCCGTTAAAGAGTCCAAGACTCTCGTCGTAGCTGTTACGAGCAGCGACGCCAGCCTTGCCAGCCAGATAGCCAGCTATCTTGGTGGGACAGTCGGCAGTATGCCGGCAGGACAATCAGTCCCGTCTGGTGCCAACATCGTTGTGCTTGTTGGCCAGTAG
- a CDS encoding Nramp family divalent metal transporter — MTKNQKIGLTVLERTVEAPAVALEKSVEGMQTFANTIPLKNHHPVKKAKDFWYTLGPGLTTGASDDDPSGIATYSQTGAQYGFGLLWLAPFTFPLMAVVQEMCARIGLVTGRGLAGNIRTHMGKRILYITTLLLFAANAFNIGADIGAMASAAQLLRHGLSFTLLVIVFTIFILLLQIYTPYVKYARYLKWLALILLAYIVSAILAHPDWHTAFRNTVVPHLQFTKTQILLICAILGTTITPYLFFWQTSQEIEEEIAAGETTIASRVGSTPEQMKAMRVDVWSGMFLSNVVMFFIIAACASVLFKHGITNINTAAQAAQALKPFAGNAAEWLFAIGIIGVALLAIPVMAGSSAYAISESMGKHQGLNHKLKQAYAFYGTIIISMLVGLGINFIGLNPIKALIYSAVLNGVVAPIIIVQIVLIASSKHLMGEWKNGKASTVVGWITVFLMAASGIAAVYALFP, encoded by the coding sequence ATGACAAAAAACCAAAAAATAGGGCTGACTGTATTAGAGAGGACCGTAGAGGCCCCCGCCGTTGCGCTCGAAAAGAGCGTCGAGGGCATGCAGACGTTTGCCAATACTATCCCTCTTAAGAACCACCATCCGGTTAAGAAAGCCAAGGACTTCTGGTATACGCTTGGGCCGGGGCTGACGACAGGGGCTTCAGACGACGACCCGTCAGGTATTGCCACATACTCTCAGACAGGTGCCCAGTATGGTTTTGGGCTGCTCTGGTTGGCGCCCTTCACTTTCCCCCTGATGGCCGTTGTCCAAGAGATGTGCGCCCGAATCGGGTTGGTGACCGGCCGTGGGCTGGCCGGCAACATCCGCACCCACATGGGCAAACGCATCCTCTATATTACGACGCTTCTGCTCTTCGCCGCTAACGCCTTCAACATCGGAGCGGACATAGGTGCTATGGCCAGTGCAGCCCAACTACTCCGTCACGGGCTCAGTTTCACACTGCTGGTAATTGTCTTCACCATCTTTATCTTGCTTCTACAGATCTACACCCCGTACGTTAAGTATGCCCGTTACCTGAAATGGCTGGCTCTAATCTTGCTTGCCTATATCGTTTCAGCTATCCTCGCCCATCCGGACTGGCATACCGCTTTCAGAAACACTGTCGTCCCCCATCTTCAGTTTACGAAGACCCAGATCCTCCTTATCTGCGCTATCTTGGGTACGACCATCACGCCATACCTCTTCTTCTGGCAGACCTCCCAGGAGATTGAGGAAGAGATCGCCGCTGGCGAAACAACGATCGCTTCTAGGGTCGGGTCAACGCCCGAACAGATGAAAGCCATGCGTGTCGACGTCTGGTCGGGTATGTTCCTGAGCAACGTAGTAATGTTCTTCATTATTGCTGCCTGTGCGAGTGTACTTTTCAAACATGGCATCACAAACATTAATACAGCCGCCCAGGCTGCCCAGGCACTGAAGCCGTTCGCTGGCAACGCCGCTGAATGGCTCTTCGCCATTGGCATAATAGGTGTAGCCCTGCTAGCTATACCCGTCATGGCCGGATCAAGTGCCTACGCCATCAGTGAGAGTATGGGTAAGCACCAAGGGCTCAACCACAAGCTCAAGCAGGCCTATGCTTTCTATGGCACAATCATCATCTCGATGCTAGTCGGCCTCGGCATCAACTTCATCGGTCTCAACCCGATCAAAGCCCTCATCTACTCGGCCGTCCTTAACGGTGTCGTAGCCCCGATCATCATCGTTCAGATTGTTCTAATCGCCAGCAGTAAGCATCTGATGGGCGAATGGAAGAACGGTAAGGCGAGCACGGTTGTCGGCTGGATCACAGTTTTCTTGATGGCAGCCTCTGGTATTGCCGCTGTCTACGCGCTCTTCCCGTAG